In Bacillus weihaiensis, the genomic stretch GAGAGTTTGAGTTTTATATCATTTCTTTATTTGCTTGTAAAAGCATCATGTAAAGCAGATAATTCTCGCTCAAGTGAATCAAGTAATGTTTTCCCTTCACGTTCCTCAACTAAGCCAAGCCTTACAGCAAAGTCTATTTCTCTAGATAAACCAAACATTTGCGTATCTAAAACCTCTTCATAAAGAGGACA encodes the following:
- a CDS encoding YlaN family protein, with the protein product MASEIAVNHQEKALALLKADADKIMKLIKVQMDNLTMPQCPLYEEVLDTQMFGLSREIDFAVRLGLVEEREGKTLLDSLERELSALHDAFTSK